In Quercus robur chromosome 10, dhQueRobu3.1, whole genome shotgun sequence, a genomic segment contains:
- the LOC126704280 gene encoding protein FAR1-RELATED SEQUENCE 5-like gives MGGRQPKSVFTDQDQAMANAIKVVFSKSRHRLCTWHISKNAQQNLPRLYGNPDFHQRFNKCLNGCLTEMEFESAWNGMIEKHNLKDHAWLKRLYQIQEKWCPAFNVDFFFAKVKSTQRSESTNSVFHQIMKTSMTLIQVVEFYEEKVVEMCQNEINEDFCCKNGVPSKVMRYGGILSHAIKVYTITLFKMFEEVFNSGGGLSCVETNHHENNFTYSLHNEMSSRVYIVHFNRSELTICYDCKLFEILGLLCCHALRVFLVNNVNKIPNTYISSRWTKDAKKRLCCYDDFCQPKEKSSRTLRVSMLTHLGYNMLDKASLSDSGTKFMMDNLRELSHEFEKYMMATNGVGDVGKECPQDLAHDEVQPNLDGEKPILDPPHVRKKGKTNARIKCQLEKKKRKKGERCINFTSSTIYFYASRNSSEKDEKKHKRCN, from the coding sequence ATGGGAGGTCGACAACCAAAATCTGTTTTTACAGATCAAGACCAAGCAATGGCAAATGCTATTAAGGTGGTTTTCTCTAAGTCTCGTCATAGACTTTGTACATGGCATATTAGTAAAAATGCCCAACAAAACCTCCCAAGACTCTATGGTAATCCAGATTTCCATCAAAGATTTAATAAGTGCTTAAATGGATGTTTAACTGAAATGGAGTTTGAGTCAGCTTGGAATGGTATGATTGAGAAGCATAATTTAAAGGATCATGCATGGCTTAAAAGGTTAtaccaaatccaagaaaagTGGTGTCCAGCCTTCAAtgtagatttcttttttgcaaagGTGAAGTCTACCCAACGGAGTGAGAGTACAAATAGTGTATTTCATCAAATCATGAAAACATCCATGACACTTATCCAAGTTGTTGAATTTTATGAGGAAAAAGTAGTAGAAATGTgccaaaatgaaataaatgaagATTTTTGTTGTAAGAATGGTGTACCTTCAAAAGTAATGAGGTATGGAGGTATCTTAAGTCATGCTATTAAAGTTTATACTATTACTCTGTTTAAAATGTTTGAAGAAGTGTTCAATTCAGGTGGGGGATTGAGTTGTGTTGAAACTAACCATCATGAGAATAACTTCACATATTCACTACATAATGAGATGAGTAGTAGGGTATATATTGTGCATTTTAACCGGTCTGAATTGACCATTTGTTATGATTGCAAGTTATTTGAGATATTGGGCTTGTTATGTTGCCATGCTTTAAGGGTGTTTCTTGTTAACAATGTGAACAAGATACCCAATACATATATATCAAGTAGATGGACAAAAGATGCAAAAAAGAGATTGTGTTGTTATGATGATTTTTGTCAACCAAAAGAGAAATCAAGTCGTACATTGCGTGTGAGCATGTTAACTCATTTGGGATATAATATGCTTGATAAGGCTTCATTGAGCGATAGTGGGACAAAATTTATGATGGATAATCTAAGAGAGCTATCACATGAGTTTGAAAAGTATATGATGGCTACAAATGGGGTGGGAGATGTTGGTAAAGAATGTCCTCAAGATCTTGCACATGATGAGGTGCAACCAAACTTAGATGGGGAGAAACCAATCCTTGATCCACCACATgtgagaaagaaagggaaaaccAATGCTAGAATAAAATGTCaattggagaaaaagaaaagaaaaaaaggtgaaagatgCATCAACTTCACAAGCTCCACAATCTACTTCTATGCTTCAAGAAATTCAAGTGAAAAAGATGAGAAGAAGCATAAAAGATGCAACTAG